From the Macrobrachium nipponense isolate FS-2020 chromosome 9, ASM1510439v2, whole genome shotgun sequence genome, the window TTGTCaccattggtgaatttttttttttaaacgaccgATAATGAAATAATTGGTTTTGGCACAATTTTTAGATTGGCTCtaatatcatttaattttttcttatgaaatttgttTTCCAGATAGCTCATAAACATTCGGAATGTGTTTGATCTGCGttagaaattataattatgaattcaGTAATTCACAGAACTAcagattataatttttctttttcagattttaagAAAAGGTGAAATTTATGAAGACACTTATTTGTAGTATACGGATTACTGTTAAGAACTTTAGATAAAGGTTGGTTTAACAGGCTTTTATGAATTATCAGCTGTTTGTCCTTTAGTTTAGATATTAGCATATTGTTAAATATATCGCTGATATAGGCTACATTTGTACACCTTTCTCTTTTATAACTTTAGTATATCAGCTAGTGAATTATCACCATTCGATTTTTCATGACCaacaaatttcagagaaaaatACAATTCTTTTCCAGGATGAACGAATGTATTTTTAAAGATCATCCCTTTTGTGAAGGCGCTTCAACTCATATTAAGGAATAACGACAAATGGAATGAGCAAAGCAAGTAAAAAGAGAGGTGATGAATTGTATCACAGCCTGGATCCAGATACAACAGTGGAATCTCACAAAGACTGTATATCAACTCATACATCTCTGCACATCGCCCGATACTTAAAGAAACATAGAAGCTATCGCCCATTACCCCAGCTTTCCCttagataaagaaaagaaaagaaccaAGGCAATTCATACTTATAGAACGTTGTATATTTTGAGGAAATGACTGTCCAATTACACCTAATCCGCGCCATCCTGAAAGGTGTGACAAGGCATCATTATGCCGCACATCAGGCCGTGGTGATACACATAAATCTTTTAAAGAAGCTACGGTATATTAAATGTTCGTATATTGCCTAATGATCAGTGGGGCTCTGAAGCAGAACTTACCAAGTGGAGCAACAGCAGATCTTCATGCTGCAGATGGACGACATCGCCGAAAATGCTATCAAACATTTGTTAAACCAAAAGACTATAAAACAGAGAGCTCTTCTTTAGATATGACTGACATGGATAATACTCCTGCACTACATGGTTGtataactgaaatgaaaaaaaaagacttttcccAGATATGGAATTCAGTTAATCTTCATCAAGTTTATATTGCCCATGGTGGAAAGCTCAAGCGTCGTCAGTTAATGAACACCATTATGAATATTTTAGAAAACGAGTACATAGTGCTGCCTGCTTATAGTTACGCTAGTATTATCATTCATAAATCATCTGCAAGTCATCTCATAAAGCTGTCTAGAGATGAAGAGAATGATGATGTTCAAACAGCTGTAAAAACTATTGCTTCCACTATTGTAAATGGAAGCTACTTCGGGGGGACGTAGTTAAATCAACATGAAAGCTACTGTTAAAAAACACCACCCCATAGTTTCAAACATTTTGGCGGCAAATGCTTTATCTGATTGTGACACAACATCACAATGACATCGAATTTGGAGGGCGTCTGCTGTAAATGTTTTAAGACAAGGTTACCAGATTGCTGGGCTTGTTGATACTTAAAATGCAAACTTGTCGGATGTAATACAATAGGCAACTACATTTATATCACGTTGCTACGGCATAGTGTCAAAAGCCTCTGACACTATGTCTGACCTTAGGTTATGcggtatgacagaaaaaaatgttcTGCCACTAAAGTTGTAGGAGCTCCCCAGTTAAAGACACTGCTTCCAACAGCAGCCGCATTTAGATACCATGTTTACCGGTGTCACCTACTATACAGGCTGCCCGATGGAAACGTGCTGATGAAGCCAATCCACCCCTTATGAAACCCGACTGACTATGGGTGGGAATTTGACCCTACTCATACTTTTCTAGTGCCATTACCACACCCAAAGGAGTATCATGTGCTCCAGAATATTTTCTGCAGCTTATTAAATGTTCTTGTGCTATTGAAGGGAATATATGTGGAAGTGTAAATTGCAGTTGCGTGAAGGCATCTGTAGGATGTAGTACATTGTTTTGTCAATGTAAAAGTTCAGTCGAGTGTTTAAACCGATTCGCTAAACTGatgaaagatataagagaaaaagaagaagaaaaaggctaTTCTTAGAAACATTTTATATGATAGCTAGCAAAATGCAGTAACGATCTATCACAGTTTGTGCAgtgtaataataactaattatacATCTTTAATGGATTTTTCACAAGGCTTTTTTCTGAATATAAGTAATTTTCTTCTCAATTATGCTTTGAAGTGTAAAGCAATCTTCTGTATTGTAGTATACTGGAATTTTGATACAAGATAGTATGAGTTTACCttaacaaaaacactaaatagaTATCTTTCTCattctgaaactttttttttcttacattttcatttccagTTTCGGATTACTAAGTATAACTACTTTGGCAATGTCAAAACCGAAGGTTCTTATAACTCGTCCGGACATTCCAAAGAAGGGTCTTAATATGCTGAGTGAAAAGTAAGTAAAAGCTCGTGTGAagtatatttggatttttttatgtgaaagtatGTAACGTGAATTTTTATGGAGGATTTAAGTTGAACTGAAATATACTATTTTCCTTGAAATTCATAGGGAATCGTGTTAAAGCAATTATCACTATGGGAGACACATCTGAATCTTTAGAAAACTGGTTTGAATAGGCGTCAGCAGTAATAAATCACTTGTCAGCCGATGGAAAGGAATTTTCACAAAAGCGGGAAAGTAATGATAGAATTTGCAGGAACTGTGAAGCTTCAAACCATTTTACTACTTTGCGACGGTACCTTTTCATCTGATAATCAAGAGTCATAATAGAGGGACAATTGAAACATCTTTGTATTTCCAGATGTGAACTGGAAATATGGCCGAAGAACTTTCCTATACCTCGCGATGAATTGCTCAAGAAAGTGTCAGGAAAGGATGCTTACTATGTCTCCTCACAGACAAGATTGATAAGGAAGTTTTAGATGCAGCAGGTAATATAATGAATTATTGTATTCACTGTATGGAACGGAACAGTTTTTGTAAAGGCCAGCGCcgttctttataatatttttaggTTTGGAATGTGCCTTCTCCCAAGGTTAGATTTGTTGGAATTCAAGTATAAGTCCTGAGCATCTTTTTAACCATTTATTTGTAGGTTAGGACTAAATCCAATCCTTTTTGCTTGAAaagtttcctttcttattttgcAGGTCCAAGTCTAAAAATCATTGCCACCTTGTCAGTTGGCCACGATCACCTAGATTTATCTGAAATGAAAAGTCGTGGAATAAAGGTATGAAATTGTTCGCTGTGAAAGTATACTTTTTTAGTGTCCACACAAAGTACGAACCTCTTATTGTCTCTAATTTTAATGCTTGGTAGTCtacagtattttttattaataaaatatacatttacaagtCTTAAAATttgtagtattgtatatatatcataatatatttacataataaaattttttaaataatgtatattcacTACATTGCAACTTTTACTATTCatctaaatgtttttaaattagaaacatgTTGACTCTTGAAAACATTTTGCACAGTACTTTCTAATGTTCAAGCGATGCATTTGTACAACATacctaaaaaaaagttttttctgtgGAGTTGATTCATTTTCCTATATAAtaatgcaattttttattttttatttttaataggtTGGGTATACACCAGGTATTGGAACGGAAGCAACCGCAGAACTTACCATTGCTCTGTTACTGGCAACAAGTAGACGATTGTTCGAAGCTCATGGAGAAGTGGTCAAGTATGATAGAAATTGCACTTTCCTGATTATGAAAATAGCATGTAAGGTGATTTTTGCGAGATTGAGTCCTTAGAATATAGATTGGTCGGACATTCCTTGAAAAAATTACCTTTATGCAttataatatttgaaatattttaattttcacaagTGCCACATTTCTCAACCACTTGGATCCAAGGAGAGAACTGGCTTATATCGGTATTTAGCCAAGAACTCGTGAAAATCCctgattttttgtctttatttttgtcGGTTCAGAGGCATGATTATCAGAAACTGACTGTTGcagatattattttaaatcacTAGCTTGACAAGGTGCAGCTATCTACGAGCACTGCATAATTTTACCTCTTTTGAGGTTTTGTTATTGCTCATGGCTTCTTAGCCTGTTACCACTTAGAACAAAGAAAACGAAGGATAAACTTTAATGCCATCTGGGACTTATGCGACTTACTCGACATTTACTGTTCCCCATCAAAGacttgctcttcttcttcttcttctctcagagGTCTTTGTGGTATTCAAAATGGTTCTGTGTTATTGCTTTGTTATTGAGCAAACACTTGGACGGGGCCTGAACATGGTATtcccaacaaaacaaaaaagtacatTCATCACAGAATACTAATAGAGCAACACAcaggaaatattttttgtttttggcactgaaattttattaatgtgattttttttatctcttattagaaaaatacattaaagcagttttacagttattttagagtatttacataattttacaatgataatttttcttcttaccagggccttttacttttattaacatgacatttcatatttaagtaattatcagaaaagtaaattttacatttacatccgtaagttttcatcaatatatataaattactgaaCACTAGGGTTTTAatcatttcaatcatttttatggTCACAAATAACTAATTTATATCCTAACCAAATTCCatttatataattgcaatttacaTTACTACTTCTGAATTTCGATCTTTTAGTAGCCATTTAACAAGACAACAGGTCTGAAGATGCATATTAATTCTTATAATTTTAGTGGCGGTTGGGAAAAGTGTTCCTGGTCACCAACGTGGATGAATGGATGGGGAATTAGGGGATCCACAGTAGGAGTATTTGGCTTCGGTAGCATAGGACAAGCTGTTGTCAGACATCTCCTAGGGTTTGGCGTCAAGAGGTTCGTTTACACAAGTCGTTCTCCCAAGAAGGAAGGTAAGTATTTTCTTACAGTCGAGCCGTAATTGATATGGGTATTGTTATATCCATGATAAATGCTTATTTTGGTACTGCAAAGTAGGCTATCGGCCTTAAATTATCCTTTTAAAAGATTTGTGAagataatttttcattgttttaatttcAAACCTAACCAGTTTTGAATTTATTTCAGGTACTGAACTTGGTGCATCACATGTGTCCTTTGATGAGTTCTTGAAAGATTCAGACTTCATAATAATAACATGCGCTCTTACCGATGAAACCCGGGGAATTTTCAATGAAGAGGCTTTTGCAAAAATGAAGAAATCTGCTATTATTGTAAATACTGCTCGGGGAGGTTAGTTCaacttttcatttccttcatgCGTGTATCTGAGTTGTTAAGGGGGGGGGGCAGAGAAAGTAGAACAGGGTTTTTGTTATCTGAAAAAATACACATTAATTATAGTGTTGTATAACTCTGTGTGCCCAAAATGTGACATTGTGAAGTAATATATCATAGGAAAAAGAATTGTATTCATTGTACGTTAAGAATATCAAGaatgtggtgttttttttctgaaagcttAAGTACTTTGTTGTAGAGCCTTAGATACTCAATTCTTAGTTATTTTGCTCATAAAATTTGCAGTTCTCTGTTTATATTACTAAATACatttaacttatatttttataGGAGTGATAAAACAAGAAGCCCTTATTAAAGCCTTGAGGACTAACCAGATCAGAGCAGCTGGACTAGATGTCATGACACCAGAACCACTTCCACCAGACCATGAGCTGATTGGCATTCCTAATTGCAGTAAGTGTAGTAGATGACTGTTTGTTCGGTATTACAAATATTGATCCATAAAAAATTTGAATTGAACACATCATTCTTACCCTTATTTTTCTGAACTTggtctcataaaa encodes:
- the LOC135217965 gene encoding LOW QUALITY PROTEIN: glyoxylate reductase/hydroxypyruvate reductase-like (The sequence of the model RefSeq protein was modified relative to this genomic sequence to represent the inferred CDS: inserted 1 base in 1 codon), with protein sequence MSKPKVLITRPDIPKKGLNMLSEKCELEIWPKNFPIPRDELLKKVSGKDXLLCLLTDKIDKEVLDAAGPSLKIIATLSVGHDHLDLSEMKSRGIKVGYTPGIGTEATAELTIALLLATSRRLFEAHGEVVNGGWEKCSWSPTWMNGWGIRGSTVGVFGFGSIGQAVVRHLLGFGVKRFVYTSRSPKKEGTELGASHVSFDEFLKDSDFIIITCALTDETRGIFNEEAFAKMKKSAIIVNTARGGVIKQEALIKALRTNQIRAAGLDVMTPEPLPPDHELIGIPNCMIIPHIGSAEVATREEMTTLTAANIIAGLENKPMPGKLC